One genomic segment of Desulfarculaceae bacterium includes these proteins:
- a CDS encoding PEP-CTERM sorting domain-containing protein — translation MRKPALLVMVLCLLALATPALADSIQPLDVGFNLITDNSPEGSQVNLNMKVSQASSNTVLVQISNLSLIESVISELYFEDLNNLVSGYSILNDQNTGNVFFEQGANPGNLPGGQDYAFNTSFAMQADNPSPKYGVGSGESLVVSLTLNQGVGVATLLESLGNQGFRVGAHVQSIAGNSSESYISGGGGGGGAAAPEPGTMALMASGLLGGWLVRRRRGKKKAA, via the coding sequence ATGAGAAAGCCTGCCCTTCTCGTCATGGTGCTGTGCCTGCTGGCCCTGGCCACCCCGGCCCTGGCCGACAGCATCCAACCCCTGGACGTCGGCTTCAACCTGATAACCGACAACTCGCCCGAAGGCAGCCAGGTAAACCTGAACATGAAGGTGAGCCAGGCGAGCTCCAACACCGTTTTGGTGCAGATCTCCAACCTGAGCCTCATTGAGTCGGTGATTTCGGAGCTCTACTTCGAGGACCTGAACAACCTGGTCTCCGGCTACTCCATCCTCAACGACCAAAACACCGGCAACGTGTTCTTCGAGCAAGGGGCCAACCCGGGCAACCTGCCCGGCGGCCAGGACTACGCCTTCAACACCAGCTTCGCCATGCAGGCGGACAACCCCTCGCCCAAGTACGGCGTGGGCTCCGGGGAGAGCCTGGTGGTCTCCCTGACCCTGAACCAGGGCGTGGGCGTGGCCACCCTCTTGGAGAGCCTGGGCAACCAGGGCTTCCGGGTGGGGGCGCACGTGCAGTCCATCGCGGGCAACAGCAGCGAGTCCTACATCAGTGGCGGCGGTGGGGGCGGCGGGGCGGCGGCTCCGGAGCCGGGCACCATGGCCCTGATGGCCTCGGGCCTCCTGGGCGGCTGGCTGGTGCGCCGCCGGCGCGGCAAGAAGAAGGCCGCCTAG
- a CDS encoding SIMPL domain-containing protein (The SIMPL domain is named for its presence in mouse protein SIMPL (signalling molecule that associates with mouse pelle-like kinase). Bacterial member BP26, from Brucella, was shown to assemble into a channel-like structure, while YggE from E. coli has been associated with resistance to oxidative stress.) has translation MSNNSFPGALVLGLCIGLGVALAGFFVGQSLYAVKAAERFVTVKGLAAREVPADLAIWPLTFNQTGNNLPALYNRLEADRERIKAFLTGLGFAANELSASPPRVTDYYAQGYTGNRLPPNRYKVEAAVTLTTTKVAQAKAAMGKSGDLVKEGIVLVLDYGSQPSFLFTGLNKIKPAMIAAATKNARAAAEQFARDSGSLVGGIRRASQGLFTIRNRDQNTPDKKIVRVVSTVDFFLVSN, from the coding sequence GTGAGCAACAATTCCTTTCCCGGAGCCCTGGTCTTGGGCCTGTGCATCGGCCTGGGGGTGGCCCTGGCCGGCTTTTTCGTGGGCCAAAGCCTCTATGCGGTCAAGGCGGCCGAGCGTTTCGTGACGGTCAAGGGCCTGGCCGCGCGGGAGGTGCCCGCCGACCTGGCCATCTGGCCGCTGACCTTCAACCAGACCGGCAACAACCTGCCCGCCCTGTACAACCGCCTGGAGGCGGACCGCGAGCGCATCAAGGCCTTCCTCACGGGCCTGGGGTTTGCGGCCAACGAGCTGAGCGCCTCGCCGCCCCGGGTGACCGACTACTACGCCCAGGGCTACACCGGCAACCGCCTGCCCCCCAACCGCTACAAGGTGGAGGCGGCGGTTACCCTGACCACCACCAAGGTGGCCCAGGCCAAGGCGGCCATGGGCAAGAGCGGCGATCTGGTCAAGGAGGGCATCGTCCTGGTCCTGGACTACGGCTCCCAGCCCAGCTTCCTGTTCACCGGGCTCAACAAGATAAAGCCGGCCATGATCGCGGCGGCCACCAAGAACGCCCGCGCCGCGGCCGAGCAGTTCGCCCGGGACTCGGGCAGCCTGGTGGGCGGCATCCGCCGGGCCAGCCAGGGGCTGTTCACCATCCGCAACCGGGACCAGAACACCCCGGACAAGAAAATCGTGCGGGTGGTCTCCACGGTTGATTTTTTCCTGGTTTCCAATTAG
- a CDS encoding methyltransferase domain-containing protein, with protein sequence MNLRYKFSFLHLFKIPGMLPIMKDYQAFLRTLFLYSAYEAGLLQALAQGPADLEELAARLGVARPELLQALLEVGTATKEVALKEGRYSLKGKRSRAVANPKGDVVAAMIQANVSYYCDAYRLAADRLAGGELGDDLEEIGELVARFSKGIEPIVRDFIKAIATGKQSLRILDVGCGSAFFLQSAYQVNPKATGVGLDLDPAVAAQAQRNLVDWGLEDRFVVIQGDIRQPPPEAAGPFDLINMSSMLYYFAPDERRELLSAMHGKLAAGGTLSVVMNFHSQGKDLAAANLNLVNCSLKGLHPLPSVDQISGCLGECGFRDIQEHKFLPASTFGGITARA encoded by the coding sequence ATGAACCTGCGCTACAAGTTCTCCTTTTTGCATCTGTTCAAGATCCCGGGCATGCTGCCCATCATGAAGGACTACCAGGCCTTCCTGCGCACCCTTTTCCTGTACTCCGCCTATGAAGCGGGCCTTTTGCAGGCCCTGGCCCAAGGCCCGGCGGATCTGGAGGAGCTGGCCGCCCGGCTGGGCGTGGCCCGGCCGGAGCTGTTGCAAGCCCTCTTGGAGGTGGGCACCGCCACCAAGGAGGTGGCGCTCAAGGAAGGGCGCTACTCCCTGAAGGGCAAGCGCTCGCGGGCGGTGGCCAACCCCAAGGGAGACGTGGTGGCGGCCATGATCCAGGCCAATGTCAGCTATTATTGCGATGCCTACCGCCTTGCCGCCGACCGGCTGGCGGGCGGCGAGCTGGGCGACGACCTGGAGGAAATCGGCGAGTTGGTGGCCCGCTTTTCCAAGGGCATCGAGCCCATCGTGCGGGACTTCATCAAGGCCATTGCCACGGGCAAACAGAGCCTGCGCATCCTGGACGTGGGCTGCGGCAGCGCCTTTTTCCTGCAAAGCGCCTATCAGGTAAACCCCAAAGCTACCGGGGTGGGCCTGGACCTGGACCCCGCCGTGGCCGCCCAGGCCCAGCGCAACCTGGTGGACTGGGGCCTGGAGGATCGCTTCGTGGTCATCCAGGGCGACATCCGCCAGCCGCCCCCCGAGGCGGCCGGGCCCTTTGACCTCATCAACATGTCCAGCATGCTCTATTACTTTGCCCCGGACGAGCGCCGGGAGCTGCTGAGCGCCATGCACGGCAAGCTGGCGGCCGGGGGCACCCTCTCGGTGGTGATGAACTTTCACAGCCAGGGCAAGGACCTGGCCGCGGCCAACCTGAACCTGGTCAACTGCTCCTTGAAAGGGCTCCACCCCTTGCCCTCGGTGGATCAGATAAGCGGCTGCCTGGGCGAATGCGGCTTCCGGGACATCCAAGAGCACAAGTTCCTGCCGGCCAGCACCTTTGGGGGGATCACCGCCCGGGCCTAG
- a CDS encoding cyclic nucleotide-binding domain-containing protein yields the protein MDYLETLARVPLFSMMKKRELKNIADMAEVLLYEPGEVIITEGESDGRLFVMLSGEVDVVKNLGQPNWRKLNRLGPGSYFGEMAVLGNSQRTASVVAVEEAKLMCLADFNLRAAMEKHPNIAIELLQTLARRLEDKEQRLLSELGGLLPICSHCKRIRQADGSWMAVENYVHAHSEADFSHGICPDCRKEHYPEL from the coding sequence ATGGACTACCTGGAAACGCTGGCCCGCGTGCCGCTTTTTTCCATGATGAAAAAGCGCGAGCTGAAAAACATCGCCGACATGGCCGAGGTGCTCCTCTACGAGCCCGGCGAGGTGATCATCACCGAGGGCGAGAGCGACGGGCGGCTTTTCGTGATGCTCTCGGGCGAGGTGGATGTGGTCAAGAACCTGGGCCAGCCCAACTGGCGCAAGCTCAACCGCCTGGGGCCGGGCTCCTATTTCGGGGAGATGGCCGTGCTGGGCAACTCCCAGCGCACCGCCAGCGTGGTGGCGGTGGAGGAGGCCAAGCTGATGTGCCTGGCCGACTTCAACCTGCGCGCGGCCATGGAAAAGCACCCCAACATAGCCATAGAGCTCTTGCAGACCCTGGCCCGGCGGCTGGAGGACAAGGAGCAACGCCTCTTGAGCGAGCTGGGCGGGCTATTGCCCATCTGCTCCCACTGCAAGCGCATCCGTCAGGCCGACGGCTCATGGATGGCGGTGGAAAATTACGTGCACGCCCACTCCGAGGCCGACTTCAGCCACGGCATCTGCCCCGATTGCCGCAAGGAACACTACCCGGAGCTCTAG